A region from the Hypericibacter adhaerens genome encodes:
- a CDS encoding ABC1 kinase family protein yields MAERKSKSPERNRLTGRVRRYAKVGTAVGGAAARLAGERFLGLPLDRARHAADLKAALGGLKGPLMKVAQLLSTIPDALPDEYAAELAGLQSNAPSMGWNFVKRRMAAELGPDWQKHFRSFEQEAAAAASLGQVHRALSLDGHRLACKLQYPDMASAVEADIGQLKLILAIYGRYDRAIDSANIHAEIAARLREELDYRREAKHMRLYGEMLGTEKSVHVPVPVPALSTERLLTMSWLEGKPLKAFLAEKPDIAMRNKVALAMFRAWYAPFYGFGVIHGDPHLGNYTVRADGSVNLLDFGCIRVFPPKFVAGVIDLYNALETGNRALAVEAYENWGFEGLTAEIIDVLNRWAAFVYGPLLEDRSRLIQEAGSGSYGREVAEEVHAELRRLGPVKPPREFLLMDRAAVGLGSVFLHLKAEVNWHRLFHGLIADFDVKKLGQRQRQALKAAGLTAAE; encoded by the coding sequence ATGGCCGAACGCAAATCGAAGAGCCCTGAGCGCAACCGCCTGACCGGGCGCGTGCGCCGCTATGCCAAGGTCGGCACCGCCGTGGGCGGGGCGGCGGCACGGCTCGCGGGCGAGCGGTTCCTGGGCCTGCCCCTCGACCGCGCGCGCCACGCGGCCGATCTCAAGGCGGCGCTGGGCGGGCTCAAGGGCCCGCTCATGAAGGTGGCGCAGCTGCTCTCGACCATCCCCGACGCGCTGCCCGACGAATATGCGGCGGAGCTCGCGGGGCTGCAGTCGAACGCGCCCTCGATGGGCTGGAACTTCGTCAAGCGGCGCATGGCGGCCGAGCTCGGGCCCGACTGGCAGAAGCATTTCAGGAGCTTCGAGCAGGAAGCGGCCGCCGCGGCCTCGCTGGGCCAGGTGCATCGCGCGCTGTCGCTGGATGGTCATCGTCTGGCCTGCAAGCTGCAATATCCCGACATGGCGAGCGCGGTCGAGGCCGATATCGGCCAGCTCAAGCTGATCCTGGCGATCTATGGCCGCTACGACCGCGCCATCGATTCCGCCAACATCCATGCTGAGATCGCGGCCAGACTGCGCGAGGAGCTCGATTACCGGCGCGAGGCCAAGCACATGCGCCTTTATGGCGAGATGCTGGGCACGGAGAAGTCCGTGCATGTGCCGGTCCCCGTGCCGGCGCTCTCGACCGAGCGGCTCCTGACCATGAGCTGGCTCGAGGGCAAGCCGCTCAAGGCCTTCCTCGCCGAAAAGCCGGACATCGCCATGCGCAACAAGGTGGCGCTCGCCATGTTCCGCGCCTGGTACGCGCCCTTCTACGGCTTCGGCGTCATCCATGGCGATCCGCATCTCGGCAACTACACGGTGCGGGCCGACGGCAGCGTCAACCTGCTCGATTTCGGCTGCATCCGCGTCTTCCCGCCGAAATTCGTCGCGGGCGTGATCGACCTCTACAACGCGCTCGAGACCGGCAATCGCGCGCTGGCGGTCGAGGCCTACGAGAACTGGGGCTTCGAGGGGCTGACGGCCGAGATCATCGACGTGCTCAACCGCTGGGCCGCCTTCGTCTATGGCCCGCTGCTCGAGGATCGCAGCCGCCTGATCCAGGAGGCGGGCTCGGGCAGCTATGGCCGCGAGGTGGCGGAAGAGGTCCATGCCGAGCTCAGGCGCCTGGGGCCGGTCAAGCCGCCGCGCGAGTTCCTGCTGATGGATCGCGCCGCGGTGGGGCTGGGCTCGGTCTTCCTCCATCTCAAGGCCGAGGTGAATTGGCACCGCCTGTTCCACGGGCTGATCGCGGATTTCGACGTGAAGAAGCTCGGCCAGCGTCAGCGCCAGGCGCTCAAGGCCGCGGGGCTCACCGCAGCCGAGTAG
- a CDS encoding CPBP family intramembrane glutamic endopeptidase, translating into MTEPSSFSAAPNLTAPTDSGRTRAIDLLWILLVVIAGLLAAAAVSVATGLAAGYVAHQLRIDVSSFQLELMQGAVVLSILVTAVIFGFGGRWLARRRGIDRQSFGFCGARWIWFAAAIVLAALFYLADGWLEQWVDPNGEIGRQMSGNYLLLPSSPFWLTAVVAAIGPITATAEETLFRGMLYRWFRERIGFLLAAILSAALFSATHFYFVMPGGFVGQIMTIEIVVFGMIAAALYQASGSLWPSILFHALNNGAVVLAAALSPSI; encoded by the coding sequence ATGACCGAGCCATCGAGCTTCTCCGCCGCGCCGAACCTTACGGCGCCGACAGACTCCGGACGCACCCGTGCGATCGATCTGCTCTGGATCCTTCTTGTCGTCATTGCCGGGCTCCTGGCCGCCGCCGCCGTGTCGGTGGCCACCGGCCTCGCGGCCGGTTATGTCGCGCACCAGCTCCGGATCGACGTGAGCTCCTTTCAGCTCGAGCTGATGCAGGGCGCGGTGGTGCTGAGCATCCTCGTCACCGCCGTGATCTTCGGCTTTGGCGGACGCTGGCTGGCGCGGCGGCGCGGCATCGATCGGCAAAGCTTCGGGTTCTGCGGCGCCCGGTGGATCTGGTTCGCGGCCGCGATCGTGCTGGCCGCCCTCTTCTATCTCGCCGACGGCTGGCTGGAGCAATGGGTCGATCCCAATGGCGAGATCGGCCGCCAGATGAGCGGCAACTACCTGCTGCTGCCCAGCTCGCCCTTCTGGCTGACGGCCGTGGTGGCCGCCATCGGACCCATCACCGCCACGGCCGAGGAGACCCTGTTCCGCGGCATGCTCTATCGCTGGTTCCGCGAGCGCATCGGATTCCTGCTGGCCGCGATCCTGAGCGCCGCCCTCTTCTCCGCCACGCATTTCTATTTCGTGATGCCCGGCGGTTTCGTGGGCCAGATCATGACGATCGAGATCGTGGTGTTCGGCATGATCGCGGCCGCGCTCTATCAGGCAAGCGGCTCGCTCTGGCCCTCGATCCTGTTCCACGCGCTCAATAACGGCGCCGTGGTTCTGGCGGCCGCCCTCTCGCCCAGCATCTAG
- a CDS encoding M3 family oligoendopeptidase, protein MADDSAKIDEKAALPVWDLADLYPAPDAPALTRDLEEAARQAKDLRQRFEGQIARLDGMALGALVVEYEAIQERLGRLASYAQLRYAGNMSDPEIARFHQTIDERTTDISADLLFVTLEINKIDDATFARQLAAPALARYRPWLEMVRSFRPHQLSDEVERLLHEKRITGASAWNRLFDETIAEMRFAVDGKELTSEGALTLLVDRDPRKRKAAAEGLAAGFRSRLKTFSLVTNTLAKDKEIEDRWRKFPRPVSARNLANQVEDEVVDALVKAVKDAYPKLSHRYYKLKAKWFGVAALDYWDRNAPLPQDQDRGVSWPDAEKLVLEAYSAFSPELGALGRRFFERPWIDAGPRAGKAPGAFAHPTVPSAHPYLLMNYRGRTRDVMTLAHELGHGVHQLLAGPQGHLLADTPLTLAETASVFGEMLTFQALLKRESDPQVRRILLASKVEDMLNTVVRQIAMHEYERRLHDTRRQGELTADEIGKIWLDTQIEALGPGIKLEADSDYGVFWAYIPHFIHSPFYVYAYAFGDCLVNSLYAVYRERPEGFPKKYLELLAAGGTKRHRELLAPFGLDAADPAFWSKGLSVVAGFIDELEKA, encoded by the coding sequence ATGGCGGACGACAGCGCGAAGATCGACGAGAAGGCGGCACTCCCGGTCTGGGACCTGGCGGATCTTTATCCCGCACCCGATGCGCCCGCGCTGACCCGGGATCTCGAGGAAGCGGCCCGGCAGGCCAAGGATCTGCGCCAGCGCTTCGAGGGTCAGATCGCGCGGCTCGACGGGATGGCGCTGGGCGCGCTCGTGGTCGAGTACGAGGCGATCCAGGAACGGCTCGGGCGTCTCGCCTCCTACGCGCAGCTCCGCTATGCCGGCAACATGAGCGATCCCGAGATCGCGCGCTTCCATCAGACGATCGACGAGCGCACCACCGACATCTCGGCCGATCTCCTCTTCGTCACGCTCGAGATCAACAAGATCGACGACGCGACCTTCGCCCGGCAGCTCGCGGCCCCGGCGCTGGCGCGCTATCGGCCCTGGCTCGAGATGGTGCGCTCCTTCCGGCCGCACCAGCTTTCCGACGAGGTCGAGCGGCTGCTGCATGAGAAGCGGATCACCGGCGCCTCGGCCTGGAACCGCCTGTTCGACGAGACCATCGCCGAGATGCGCTTCGCCGTCGACGGCAAGGAATTGACCTCCGAGGGTGCCTTGACCCTGCTGGTCGATCGCGATCCCCGGAAGCGCAAGGCCGCGGCCGAGGGGCTGGCGGCGGGCTTCCGCTCGCGGCTCAAGACCTTCTCGCTCGTCACCAACACGCTCGCCAAGGACAAGGAGATCGAGGACCGCTGGCGCAAGTTCCCGCGACCGGTCTCGGCGCGCAACCTCGCCAACCAGGTCGAGGACGAGGTCGTCGACGCGCTGGTGAAGGCGGTCAAGGACGCCTATCCGAAGCTCTCCCACCGCTATTACAAGCTCAAGGCGAAATGGTTCGGCGTGGCAGCGCTGGATTATTGGGACCGCAACGCGCCGCTGCCGCAGGACCAGGATCGCGGCGTGAGCTGGCCCGATGCCGAGAAGCTGGTGCTCGAGGCCTATAGCGCCTTCTCGCCCGAGCTGGGCGCGCTCGGCCGGCGCTTCTTCGAGCGGCCCTGGATCGATGCGGGCCCACGGGCCGGCAAGGCGCCCGGTGCCTTCGCCCATCCGACCGTGCCCTCGGCCCATCCCTATCTGCTGATGAACTATCGCGGCCGCACGCGCGACGTGATGACGCTTGCCCACGAGCTGGGCCATGGCGTGCACCAGCTCCTGGCGGGGCCGCAGGGCCATCTTCTGGCCGATACGCCCCTGACGCTGGCCGAGACGGCCTCGGTCTTCGGCGAGATGCTGACCTTCCAGGCGCTCTTGAAGCGCGAGAGCGACCCGCAGGTGCGGCGCATCCTGCTCGCCTCCAAGGTCGAGGACATGCTGAACACGGTCGTGCGCCAGATCGCGATGCATGAATATGAGCGCCGGCTGCATGACACGCGCCGCCAGGGCGAGCTCACGGCCGACGAGATCGGCAAGATCTGGCTCGACACCCAGATCGAGGCGCTGGGGCCGGGCATCAAGCTGGAGGCCGATTCGGACTATGGCGTGTTCTGGGCCTATATCCCGCACTTCATCCATTCGCCGTTCTATGTCTACGCCTATGCCTTCGGCGACTGCCTGGTGAACTCGCTCTACGCGGTCTATCGCGAGCGGCCCGAGGGTTTCCCGAAGAAATATCTGGAGCTGCTGGCGGCGGGCGGGACCAAGCGCCATCGCGAGCTGCTGGCGCCCTTCGGCCTCGATGCCGCCGACCCCGCCTTCTGGAGCAAGGGGCTCAGCGTCGTCGCCGGCTTCATCGACGAGCTGGAGAAGGCCTGA
- a CDS encoding AMP-dependent synthetase/ligase, whose amino-acid sequence MTDTRLVTAPGDYDRWNSLPQMFFEQARRTPGVPFLWHKLGGAWVPTRYGQAADQIRRLARGLAAFGLKPGERVVLLAESRPEWAIADLAIMAAGGITVPAYTTNTVADHHHILTHSGAAAVIVSTKALASRLLPAAITAPELRWIVAIEDLGLAQRPAKSVFAWSQVMTTGDAAPDLVDERVASLKRSDTACFIYTSGTGGTPKGVMLSHGAIVANCRGAFGVLSELNLTHEVFLSFLPLSHAYEHTAGLYFPISIGAEIYYAESVEKLVENIAEVRPTIMTAVPRLYEVMYRRIVTGLARASASKRRWFERTLALGRRKALGLAPLSFLERLLDRACELLVRRKVRQRFGGRLKAFVSGGAALNPEIGAFFLALGLRILQGYGQTEAGPVISVNRLGRVRIDTVGPAIDGVEIRLAEDGEILVRGEVVMQGYWRDEEATAKTVIDGWLHTGDIGTLDKDGYLKITDRKKDLIKLSGGDNISPARIEGFLVAQPEIAQAMVWGDRRPHLVGLLVPDNDFLAQWAERHQKPNELAQLRDNPELVRTLAEVVDRVNAHLSAVERVRRIALAPEGFTIENGMLTPSLKIRRHKIRERFGTLIDALYER is encoded by the coding sequence TTGACGGACACGCGGCTGGTGACCGCGCCCGGCGATTACGACCGCTGGAACAGCCTGCCGCAGATGTTCTTCGAACAGGCGAGGCGCACGCCCGGCGTGCCCTTTCTCTGGCACAAGCTGGGCGGCGCGTGGGTCCCCACGCGCTACGGCCAGGCCGCCGACCAGATCCGCCGGCTCGCGCGCGGGCTGGCCGCCTTCGGGCTGAAGCCCGGCGAGCGCGTCGTGCTCCTGGCCGAAAGCCGGCCGGAATGGGCCATCGCCGATCTCGCCATCATGGCCGCGGGCGGCATCACCGTGCCGGCCTACACCACCAACACCGTCGCCGACCATCACCACATCCTGACCCACAGCGGGGCCGCGGCCGTCATCGTCTCGACCAAGGCGCTCGCGAGCCGGCTGCTACCGGCGGCGATCACGGCCCCGGAGCTGCGCTGGATCGTGGCGATCGAGGATCTGGGCCTGGCGCAGCGGCCGGCCAAATCCGTGTTCGCCTGGAGCCAGGTGATGACCACGGGCGATGCCGCGCCCGACCTGGTCGACGAGCGCGTCGCCTCGCTCAAGCGCAGCGACACCGCCTGCTTCATCTATACCTCGGGGACCGGCGGCACGCCCAAGGGCGTGATGCTGAGCCATGGCGCGATCGTCGCCAATTGCCGCGGCGCCTTCGGCGTGCTCTCCGAGCTCAACCTCACCCACGAGGTCTTCCTCTCCTTCCTGCCGCTGTCGCACGCCTATGAGCACACGGCCGGGCTCTATTTCCCGATCTCCATCGGCGCCGAGATCTACTACGCCGAGAGCGTCGAGAAGCTGGTCGAGAACATCGCCGAGGTCCGGCCGACCATCATGACGGCGGTGCCGCGCCTCTATGAGGTCATGTATCGGCGCATCGTGACCGGCTTGGCCAGGGCCAGCGCCTCGAAGCGCCGCTGGTTCGAGCGGACACTGGCGCTGGGGCGACGCAAGGCGCTGGGGCTGGCGCCGCTCTCCTTCCTCGAGCGGCTGCTGGACCGGGCCTGCGAGCTCCTGGTGCGGCGCAAGGTGCGCCAACGCTTCGGCGGCCGGCTCAAGGCCTTCGTCTCCGGCGGCGCGGCGCTCAACCCCGAGATCGGCGCCTTCTTCCTGGCGCTGGGCCTGCGCATCCTCCAGGGCTACGGCCAGACCGAGGCCGGGCCGGTGATCTCGGTCAACCGCCTGGGCCGCGTGCGGATCGACACGGTGGGACCGGCGATCGACGGCGTCGAGATCCGCCTCGCCGAGGATGGCGAGATCCTGGTGCGGGGCGAGGTGGTGATGCAGGGCTACTGGCGCGACGAGGAAGCGACCGCCAAGACTGTCATCGACGGCTGGCTCCATACCGGCGATATCGGCACCCTCGACAAGGACGGCTATCTCAAGATCACCGACCGCAAGAAGGACCTGATCAAGCTCTCCGGCGGCGACAATATCTCGCCCGCCCGCATCGAGGGCTTCCTCGTGGCGCAGCCCGAGATCGCCCAGGCGATGGTCTGGGGCGACCGGCGGCCGCATCTGGTGGGGCTGCTGGTGCCGGACAACGACTTCCTCGCGCAATGGGCCGAGCGGCACCAGAAGCCCAACGAGCTGGCGCAGCTGCGCGACAATCCCGAGCTGGTCAGGACGCTGGCCGAGGTCGTCGATCGCGTGAACGCGCATCTCTCGGCGGTGGAGCGCGTGCGGCGCATCGCCCTGGCGCCCGAGGGCTTCACCATCGAGAACGGCATGCTGACGCCTTCGCTCAAGATCCGCCGACACAAGATCCGCGAGCGCTTCGGCACCTTGATCGACGCGCTCTACGAGCGCTGA
- a CDS encoding DUF488 domain-containing protein — protein MAESPEPDGERRQVLATIGYEGVSTERFLAALQAAGVTAVLDIREVPWSRRTDFAKSRLGQALAERGIAYLHRKALGTPKPGREAAKAGDRESFEKILGEQLDSAEGQEALAEAAALARQGGLCLLCYEHDPAQCHRSEVAVRLAALAPLAIRHLDPLAGPDQRS, from the coding sequence ATGGCTGAATCCCCGGAACCGGATGGAGAGCGGCGCCAGGTCCTGGCCACGATCGGCTATGAAGGCGTCTCGACGGAGCGTTTCCTCGCGGCGCTCCAGGCGGCCGGGGTCACGGCCGTTCTCGATATCCGGGAGGTGCCCTGGTCGCGCCGCACGGATTTCGCCAAGAGCCGACTGGGCCAGGCGCTGGCCGAGCGCGGCATCGCCTATCTCCATCGCAAGGCCCTGGGCACGCCGAAGCCGGGCCGCGAGGCCGCGAAGGCCGGCGATCGGGAAAGCTTCGAGAAGATTCTGGGTGAGCAGCTCGACAGCGCGGAAGGCCAGGAGGCTTTGGCCGAGGCGGCGGCCCTGGCGCGACAGGGCGGCCTCTGCCTGCTCTGCTACGAGCACGATCCGGCCCAATGTCATCGCTCCGAGGTGGCAGTCCGCCTTGCGGCGCTGGCGCCGCTCGCGATCCGGCATCTGGACCCGCTGGCCGGTCCCGATCAGCGCTCGTAG
- a CDS encoding DUF411 domain-containing protein, giving the protein MRRREMLALSLALSLASILAAIAGPVAAATALTLHKDPTCGCCVGHADYLRAEGFAVTVIETTDLESLKRQHGVPPALAGCHTILAEGYVIEGHVPAGPIRRLLAERPDIVGISLAGMPPGSPGMGGEKTEPFVIHQIERSPGTETPAIFAVE; this is encoded by the coding sequence ATGCGACGCCGCGAGATGCTGGCCTTGTCGCTGGCCTTGTCGCTGGCCTCGATCCTGGCCGCGATCGCCGGCCCCGTCGCGGCCGCGACAGCGCTCACGCTCCACAAGGACCCCACTTGCGGCTGCTGCGTGGGCCATGCCGACTATCTGCGGGCGGAGGGCTTTGCCGTCACGGTGATCGAGACGACCGATCTCGAGAGCCTGAAGCGCCAGCATGGCGTGCCGCCGGCGCTCGCCGGCTGCCATACCATTCTGGCCGAGGGCTACGTGATCGAAGGCCATGTGCCGGCCGGGCCGATCCGGCGTCTCCTGGCGGAACGCCCCGACATCGTCGGCATCTCGCTCGCCGGCATGCCGCCGGGCTCGCCCGGCATGGGCGGCGAGAAGACGGAGCCCTTCGTCATCCACCAGATCGAGCGCAGCCCCGGAACGGAGACGCCCGCGATCTTCGCCGTCGAGTGA
- a CDS encoding aminotransferase class III-fold pyridoxal phosphate-dependent enzyme: protein MSNASPAGGLTALKTNPPGFTTADAERIARELYGIDAGATLLFGERDQNFRLRPAQGPGAVLKLYNAHEDPAIVDFQIKALDHLALQDPGLPVPRLLATRAGERSARIEGPDGAGHIACAITFLPGKLLEDVQPDAALLRDIGRTVARLDKALRGFFHPAAGQKIAWDIRRAGELRPFAALIGDPAVAAAVARVLERTVERLPAFAALRGQVIHNDCNPGNVLVDAAGAPAVAGIIDFGDMIHGPLMFDLALAAAEAAGEGMGAIESAQEVIAGYSAVLPLQEDEIALLFDAIAARFASTFAIFAWRQRHDRRGADKLERFERSELPVFEQLLSAGPQAAANAFRKAAGLSSSLPVAATPKPPAQMPGASSEALIARRRRLLGSGLELSYERPVHLLRGEGVWLWDADGRRYLDAYNNVPNVGHAHPHVVEAVARQSALLNTNTRYLHETVLDFAERLCAGMPAGLEVCAFVNCGSEANDIAWRIAKAHTGGTGALVMENAYHGGTEAVAALSPYGVSASDVAPHVRTLEAPDLYRGRFRASDPGAASGYAEAADRALASLMAAGHRPAAAMIDSAFISSGILDLPNGYLQAVAEKVRAAGGLFIADEVQYGFGRSGSHFWGFDFQGAVPDIVTMGKPVGNGHPLGVVVTRREILKSFTDRTDYFSTFGGNPVSAAAGLAVLEVLEREGLQENARATGAYFRQGVEALMARHAAIGDVRGTGLVMGVELVRDRKTQEPAPDWTRRVANLMREQGVLIGTEGPRHNVLKIRPPLCFRREHADIAIEALDRALAAI from the coding sequence ATGTCGAATGCCTCGCCGGCCGGCGGCCTGACCGCGCTCAAGACGAACCCGCCGGGCTTCACCACGGCCGATGCCGAACGGATCGCCCGCGAGCTCTACGGGATCGACGCCGGGGCGACCCTGTTGTTCGGCGAGCGCGACCAGAATTTCCGTCTGCGGCCGGCGCAAGGCCCCGGCGCGGTGCTGAAGCTCTATAACGCGCACGAAGATCCGGCGATCGTCGATTTCCAGATCAAGGCGCTCGATCACCTGGCGCTGCAGGATCCGGGCCTGCCGGTGCCGCGCCTGCTGGCCACGCGGGCGGGAGAGCGCTCGGCGCGGATCGAGGGGCCGGACGGCGCCGGCCACATCGCCTGCGCGATCACCTTCCTGCCGGGAAAGCTGCTCGAGGACGTGCAGCCGGATGCGGCGCTGCTTCGCGACATCGGCCGCACGGTCGCGCGGCTCGACAAGGCCCTGCGCGGCTTCTTTCATCCGGCGGCGGGCCAGAAGATCGCCTGGGACATCCGCCGTGCCGGCGAGCTGCGCCCCTTCGCGGCGCTGATCGGCGATCCGGCCGTCGCGGCGGCCGTGGCGCGCGTGCTGGAGCGCACCGTGGAGCGCCTGCCGGCTTTCGCGGCCCTGCGCGGCCAGGTCATCCATAATGACTGCAATCCCGGCAATGTCCTGGTCGATGCGGCGGGCGCGCCGGCCGTGGCCGGCATCATCGATTTCGGCGACATGATCCACGGGCCGCTCATGTTCGATCTGGCTCTCGCCGCCGCGGAGGCGGCCGGCGAGGGGATGGGGGCGATCGAATCCGCCCAGGAGGTGATCGCGGGCTACAGCGCCGTGCTGCCCCTGCAGGAGGACGAGATCGCGCTTCTCTTCGACGCGATCGCGGCGCGCTTTGCCTCCACCTTCGCCATCTTCGCCTGGCGGCAGCGCCACGATCGGCGCGGGGCCGACAAGCTCGAGCGTTTCGAGCGCTCGGAGCTGCCGGTCTTCGAGCAGCTCTTGTCGGCCGGTCCCCAAGCGGCCGCAAACGCCTTCCGCAAGGCCGCGGGCTTGTCGTCAAGCCTGCCGGTCGCTGCGACCCCCAAACCGCCGGCGCAGATGCCCGGCGCTTCTTCCGAAGCCCTGATCGCGCGCCGGCGCCGGCTGCTGGGATCGGGGCTGGAGCTGTCCTACGAGCGTCCGGTCCATCTGCTGCGCGGCGAGGGAGTCTGGCTCTGGGACGCCGACGGAAGGCGCTATCTCGACGCCTACAACAACGTGCCGAATGTGGGCCATGCCCACCCGCATGTGGTGGAGGCGGTCGCCCGCCAGTCGGCGCTTCTCAACACCAACACGCGCTACCTGCACGAGACCGTGCTCGACTTCGCGGAACGTCTCTGCGCCGGGATGCCGGCCGGGCTCGAGGTCTGCGCCTTCGTCAATTGCGGCAGCGAGGCGAACGACATCGCCTGGCGCATCGCCAAGGCCCATACCGGCGGCACGGGCGCGCTGGTGATGGAGAACGCCTATCACGGCGGCACCGAAGCCGTCGCGGCGCTCTCGCCCTATGGCGTGTCGGCCAGCGACGTGGCCCCTCATGTCCGCACGCTGGAGGCGCCCGATCTCTATCGCGGCCGTTTCCGCGCGTCCGATCCCGGTGCGGCCAGCGGCTATGCCGAGGCGGCCGACCGAGCGCTCGCCTCGCTGATGGCGGCGGGGCACCGGCCGGCTGCCGCGATGATCGATTCCGCCTTCATCTCCAGCGGCATCCTCGACCTGCCGAATGGCTATCTCCAGGCCGTCGCCGAGAAGGTGCGGGCGGCGGGCGGGCTCTTCATCGCCGACGAGGTGCAGTATGGCTTCGGCCGGTCCGGCAGCCATTTCTGGGGCTTCGATTTCCAGGGCGCGGTGCCCGACATCGTCACCATGGGCAAGCCGGTCGGCAACGGCCATCCGCTGGGCGTGGTGGTGACTCGCCGGGAGATCCTCAAATCCTTCACCGACCGCACCGATTACTTCTCGACCTTCGGCGGCAATCCGGTCTCGGCCGCCGCCGGCCTCGCGGTGCTCGAGGTGCTGGAGCGCGAGGGCCTGCAGGAGAACGCGCGGGCGACCGGGGCCTATTTCCGTCAGGGCGTCGAGGCGCTGATGGCCCGCCATGCGGCGATCGGCGACGTGCGCGGCACCGGCCTGGTCATGGGCGTGGAGCTGGTGCGCGACCGCAAGACGCAGGAACCGGCGCCGGACTGGACGCGGCGGGTCGCCAACCTGATGCGCGAGCAGGGCGTCCTCATCGGCACCGAAGGCCCGCGGCACAACGTGCTGAAGATCCGGCCGCCGCTCTGCTTCCGGCGCGAGCATGCGGATATCGCGATCGAGGCGCTCGACCGCGCGCTGGCGGCGATCTGA
- a CDS encoding NAD-dependent epimerase/dehydratase family protein: MTVLVTGAAGFIGFHLASTLLDRGERVVGVDNFIHFYEPALKRARAAELQTRDGFVFHELDVADAAGLEALLERYPEIDRVLHMAGQPGVRHSIEKPWEFQRSNIDGQLAMVEAVRKRPGFKHLVFASSSSVYGDSKDVPFALDNPADRPRSLYAASKRAAEHIAAAYSHLYGTPITALRFFTVYGPWGRPDMASFLFIDAVLRGNKLFLFNGGALKRDFTYIDDIVAGVLAALDRPPAPDSEGLRYAVYNLGNHRTVDVRDFVKVIEKACGRKALIEEAPMQPGDVHVTYADISASTRDLGYVPRTPIEQGIPLTVAWYKRHYGLN; encoded by the coding sequence ATGACCGTCCTCGTCACCGGCGCCGCCGGCTTCATCGGCTTTCACCTCGCCTCCACGCTGCTCGACCGCGGCGAGCGAGTCGTGGGCGTCGACAACTTCATCCATTTCTACGAGCCCGCGCTCAAGCGGGCGCGCGCGGCCGAGCTGCAGACGCGCGACGGCTTCGTCTTCCACGAGCTCGACGTGGCGGACGCGGCGGGGCTGGAGGCCCTCCTCGAGCGCTATCCCGAGATCGACCGGGTGCTGCATATGGCGGGACAGCCCGGCGTGCGCCACTCGATCGAGAAGCCCTGGGAGTTCCAGCGCAGCAACATCGACGGCCAGCTCGCCATGGTCGAGGCGGTGCGCAAGCGGCCCGGCTTCAAGCATCTGGTCTTCGCCAGCAGCTCCTCGGTCTATGGCGACAGCAAGGACGTGCCCTTCGCCCTCGACAACCCCGCCGACCGGCCGCGCTCGCTCTATGCCGCGTCCAAACGCGCGGCCGAGCATATCGCCGCCGCCTACAGCCATCTCTACGGCACGCCGATCACGGCCCTGCGCTTCTTCACCGTCTATGGCCCCTGGGGCCGGCCCGACATGGCCTCCTTCCTCTTCATCGACGCGGTCCTGCGCGGCAACAAGCTCTTCCTCTTCAATGGCGGCGCGCTCAAGCGCGACTTCACCTATATCGACGACATCGTGGCCGGCGTGCTGGCGGCGCTCGACCGGCCGCCGGCGCCCGATTCCGAAGGGCTGCGCTACGCGGTCTACAATCTCGGCAACCACCGCACCGTCGATGTGCGCGATTTCGTCAAGGTCATCGAGAAGGCCTGCGGCCGGAAGGCCTTGATCGAGGAAGCGCCGATGCAGCCGGGCGACGTGCATGTGACCTATGCCGATATCAGCGCCTCCACGCGCGACCTGGGCTATGTGCCGCGCACGCCGATCGAGCAGGGCATCCCGCTCACGGTCGCCTGGTACAAGCGCCATTACGGCCTGAACTAA